The Acetomicrobium sp. S15 = DSM 107314 genomic interval GCTCTATCCATCCGAGTTCTATTAGGGCTCTCACATCCGCTAAATCTTCATCGATGACTTCGGCGAGCTCCTTTGCGTTCAGTCTCTCGTGCGGATGATCTCTCAGATAATCCAGTGCTTTTTTGTATACATTATCAAGTCTCTTTAGGCAGGCGGGACATATTGTGGGTCCTGCCGTGATAAAGGGCTTACCGCACAATTTGCATTCTGCCATCCCCACCTCGTTCACCCCCTGGTCGCACTCTTTCAAAATGGATTATAGCACGCTTTCATCTGCCCGATTTCACTAGCAATTCTATACCCGAAACGGATTTGCTGCCTCGATCTTGCTCTCTTTGCCCTATGTACATGCCATTCAAAGATCATCGTAGATTTTGACGAGTCAACCTGAGCTTGACTCCCAAACATGCAGGCTATATATTTGTCCTGTATCTCGATATCCTGAAACCTGAACGCGACAGCCAAAAATCCATAAGGAGATGGTTAATCATGATACAAGACTTCATGTGGGGAGCGATGCGCATCTCTTCTTTCTGCGCTCCTTCGAGGATAGTCTTTGGCCCCGGTGCAGTGCGCCAGAACCTCGCTGCTGAAGTAGCGTCCATAGGCGCAAAGAGAGTCCTCATCGTTGCAGATCCCAACCTCGTAAAAGCCGGCATGACGGAAAGCTTAAACGAGGCCTTAAAAGGCGTGGTAGAAGAGCTTTTGACTTTCAGCGAAGTCCTCCCGGAACCTCCCGTAGACATTCCCCTAAAAATAGCCGACCTCGTAAAGGAAAAAGGAATTGACTTAATCATAGGCTTTGGCGGTGGATCTTCTTTAGATTGTGCAAAAGGAGGCGCGATACTGGCCACGAACGGCGGTCACCCGAGGGATTACTTCGGCGTGAACAAGGTTAAAAAACCCGGCATCCCTACCATCCTAATACCTTCTACAGCAGGCACAGGCAGCGAAGTGACGGCCGTTGCAGTCTTCGATGACAGAGAGCAGGGCGCCAAGTTCGGCATCCAGAGCCCCTTCAACTACGCCAAGGTGGCCCTCGTAGACCCTGAAATGACGATGACATGTCCTCCAAAGGTTACGGCCTCGAGCGGAATGGATGCACTTATTCATGCCGTTGAGGCATATACATCAAAAGATGCCTCTCCTTTAAGTGACCTCCTGGCCCTTCCTGCCATAGAGCTCATAGGGTGTTACTTGGTGCGTGCCTACGCAGATGGCAAAAACACAGAAGCTCGTACGGCCATGTCTTTGGCAAGCCTTTTGGCAGGCCTTTCTTTCGCCCAGGCCGGTTGTGCTGCAGTGCACGCCTGTGCCTATCCCTTGGGTTCTACATACCATGTCCCCCACGGCTTGGCCAACTCGCTCATGTTCGTCCCCGTTACCAGGTTTAACTTAATAAGCAACTACGACCGCTACGGGAAGGTCGCTTCCCTCTTAGGAGAAAACGTACAAACGCTTTCATCAAAAGAGAAAGCCGAAAAGTGCGTGG includes:
- a CDS encoding iron-containing alcohol dehydrogenase, encoding MIQDFMWGAMRISSFCAPSRIVFGPGAVRQNLAAEVASIGAKRVLIVADPNLVKAGMTESLNEALKGVVEELLTFSEVLPEPPVDIPLKIADLVKEKGIDLIIGFGGGSSLDCAKGGAILATNGGHPRDYFGVNKVKKPGIPTILIPSTAGTGSEVTAVAVFDDREQGAKFGIQSPFNYAKVALVDPEMTMTCPPKVTASSGMDALIHAVEAYTSKDASPLSDLLALPAIELIGCYLVRAYADGKNTEARTAMSLASLLAGLSFAQAGCAAVHACAYPLGSTYHVPHGLANSLMFVPVTRFNLISNYDRYGKVASLLGENVQTLSSKEKAEKCVDAIVNLMKSLDMPLKLRDVGVKEDTLEKMGKDTMLQTRLLAHNPREVKDEDAIRF